In one Corallococcus sp. EGB genomic region, the following are encoded:
- the chrA gene encoding chromate efflux transporter — MDSTPSGDVARGSLGEIARVFLRLGLTAFGGPAAHIAMMEDELVRRRRWLPREEFLDLLGATHLIPGPNSTELAIHLGHRRAGWPGLLVAGACFIVPAMLLTLAAAWAYVRFGSLPQADALLYGVKPVILAVVLQALWGLGKMALTTAPRVVVAVGSAVASALGANELLILAVAGGALAAWSHVRSSPASSSPLLLTPFALHGVTAATATAATPFSLGGLFLFFLKVGSVLFGSGYVLLAFLRADLVERWGWLTEAQLLDAVAVGQLTPGPVFTTATFIGYLVGGVPGAGLATLGIFLPAFVFVALSGPLVPRIRRSRTAGAVLDGVNAASLALMSVVTWQLGRAALVDGWTVALAVVGSVLLLRWRVNSAWLVLGGAAVGLLRAW; from the coding sequence ATGGATTCGACACCTTCCGGCGATGTCGCCCGGGGCTCGCTCGGCGAGATCGCGCGGGTCTTCCTCCGGCTGGGGCTGACGGCCTTTGGCGGCCCTGCCGCGCACATCGCGATGATGGAAGACGAGCTCGTGCGGCGGCGCCGGTGGCTGCCCCGTGAGGAGTTCCTCGACCTGCTGGGCGCCACCCACCTCATCCCGGGCCCAAACTCCACCGAACTGGCCATCCACCTGGGGCACCGGCGCGCCGGCTGGCCCGGGCTGCTCGTGGCCGGCGCGTGCTTCATCGTCCCGGCGATGCTCCTCACGCTCGCGGCGGCCTGGGCCTACGTGCGTTTTGGTTCCCTGCCGCAAGCCGACGCCCTCTTGTACGGCGTCAAACCCGTCATCCTGGCCGTGGTCCTCCAGGCCCTCTGGGGTCTTGGCAAGATGGCCCTGACGACAGCCCCCCGGGTCGTCGTGGCCGTCGGCTCGGCCGTGGCGAGCGCCCTGGGCGCCAACGAGCTGCTCATCCTGGCCGTGGCCGGTGGCGCCCTGGCGGCCTGGAGCCATGTCCGGTCCTCTCCCGCTTCGAGCTCGCCACTCCTGCTGACGCCGTTCGCCCTCCACGGCGTCACGGCCGCGACCGCGACGGCGGCCACGCCGTTCAGCCTCGGCGGCCTCTTCCTGTTCTTCCTCAAGGTCGGCAGCGTGCTGTTCGGCAGCGGCTACGTGTTGCTGGCGTTCCTCCGCGCGGACCTCGTCGAGCGCTGGGGCTGGCTCACCGAGGCCCAGCTCCTGGATGCCGTGGCCGTGGGCCAGCTCACGCCGGGCCCTGTCTTCACCACGGCGACGTTCATCGGCTATCTGGTGGGCGGCGTGCCTGGCGCCGGACTCGCCACGCTGGGCATCTTCCTGCCCGCCTTCGTCTTCGTGGCGCTCAGCGGCCCGCTGGTGCCCCGGATCCGCCGGTCCCGGACGGCGGGCGCGGTGCTCGACGGGGTCAACGCGGCCTCGCTGGCCCTCATGTCCGTGGTGACCTGGCAGTTGGGACGCGCGGCCCTGGTGGATGGCTGGACGGTGGCCCTGGCCGTGGTCGGATCCGTGTTGCTGCTCCGCTGGCGGGTCAACTCGGCCTGGCTGGTGCTGGGCGGTGCCGCCGTGGGGCTGCTTCGGGCCTGGTGA
- a CDS encoding LysR family transcriptional regulator, translating to MHIAWDDLQTVEALVRTGSVVGAARELSLRHSSISRRVDALERALGAPLFLRGARLRPTPLGLAIAERAGHMRPHALDVGALLEEQRRARAGRLVITTNEVLASLLFGALRTCGFTQRVQVRISESELALEPGVTDLALRPSHTPGGALRGQQLGRLRLGVFRARAARQAPSAWVLPSENLRTRSSMRWWKAVPEDAESLVECDTLLGIRDACVAGLGRSVLPALLAEGDPRLVLEEELPGGPPVWLLSAATRRVDAALRRARDSLAEALRRAAGAWEA from the coding sequence ATGCACATCGCCTGGGACGACCTGCAGACGGTGGAGGCGCTGGTGCGCACGGGGAGCGTCGTAGGCGCGGCGCGCGAGCTCTCGCTGCGCCACTCGTCCATCTCGCGGCGGGTGGACGCTCTTGAGCGCGCGCTAGGGGCGCCGCTCTTCCTGCGTGGGGCGAGGCTGCGTCCGACGCCACTCGGCCTCGCCATTGCCGAGCGCGCGGGCCACATGCGGCCCCACGCCCTGGACGTGGGGGCACTCCTGGAGGAGCAGCGCCGGGCGCGCGCAGGCCGGCTCGTCATCACCACGAACGAAGTGCTGGCGTCACTGCTGTTCGGCGCGCTGCGCACGTGCGGCTTCACGCAGCGGGTCCAGGTGCGCATCTCCGAGAGCGAGCTGGCGCTGGAGCCTGGGGTGACGGACCTGGCCTTGAGGCCGAGTCACACGCCAGGCGGTGCGCTGCGGGGACAGCAACTGGGGAGGCTGCGGCTCGGAGTGTTCCGGGCGCGGGCCGCCAGGCAGGCCCCGTCGGCCTGGGTCCTGCCATCAGAGAACCTGCGCACCCGATCCTCCATGCGCTGGTGGAAGGCTGTCCCTGAGGACGCGGAGTCCCTCGTGGAGTGCGACACGCTGCTCGGCATCAGGGATGCCTGCGTCGCGGGCCTGGGCCGAAGCGTGCTCCCGGCGCTGCTCGCGGAAGGGGACCCGCGTCTGGTGCTGGAGGAGGAGCTCCCGGGAGGCCCACCGGTGTGGCTGCTGTCCGCCGCAACCCGGCGCGTGGACGCGGCCCTCAGGCGGGCCCGGGACTCACTCGCCGAAGCCCTCCGGCGCGCCGCGGGCGCCTGGGAGGCCTGA
- a CDS encoding DsbA family protein: protein MTTPRDPHETPPETQALCDPDSGTCALPDAALKRAGPSAEGPVDEVLYVGDPMCSWCWGGSPGLRQLEAEANRRGIPFRILVGGLRPGGGDPWNERFKGFLRHHWEEIAERTGQPFSTRFLDRAAFNYDTEPACRAFLVMRGMLEQTPGPETRAYEVFASIQRKFYAESEDPTVASFYESLCAAHGLDFRVFLVRFGHADAKRATANEFQQVRTLGVSAFPTVLFRGGAGLEVLASGFMTGPRLVEALARATKRARGEA, encoded by the coding sequence TTGACGACCCCCAGAGACCCGCACGAGACACCCCCCGAGACGCAGGCGTTGTGTGACCCCGATTCGGGGACGTGCGCGCTCCCCGACGCGGCGCTGAAGCGCGCCGGGCCGAGCGCCGAAGGGCCCGTGGATGAGGTGCTCTATGTGGGGGACCCGATGTGCTCCTGGTGCTGGGGCGGCTCGCCCGGCCTCCGCCAACTGGAGGCGGAGGCGAACCGTCGGGGCATCCCCTTCCGCATCCTGGTGGGTGGGCTCCGTCCGGGAGGCGGGGACCCCTGGAACGAGCGGTTCAAGGGCTTCCTGCGCCACCACTGGGAGGAGATCGCCGAGCGCACCGGGCAGCCGTTCTCCACCCGGTTCCTCGACCGGGCGGCGTTCAACTACGACACCGAGCCTGCGTGCCGCGCGTTCCTCGTCATGCGCGGGATGCTCGAGCAGACGCCGGGACCGGAGACGCGAGCGTACGAGGTGTTCGCCTCCATCCAGCGGAAGTTCTACGCCGAGTCGGAGGACCCGACCGTGGCGTCCTTCTACGAGAGCCTCTGCGCCGCGCACGGCCTCGACTTCAGGGTGTTCCTGGTCCGGTTCGGCCATGCGGACGCGAAGCGGGCGACGGCGAACGAATTCCAGCAGGTCAGGACCCTGGGCGTGAGCGCGTTCCCGACCGTGCTCTTCCGTGGCGGCGCCGGCCTCGAAGTGCTCGCCAGCGGCTTCATGACCGGACCTCGCCTGGTCGAGGCGCTTGCCCGGGCGACGAAGCGGGCAAGGGGCGAGGCGTGA